CGTTCGGAGAAGGAATGCAGGGAATGTTCACCAATGAAACACTGGTTAAAATAGGTGAAAAACATGGAAAAACTGCAGCACAAGTAATATTGAGATGGTTAATTGACAGAAGCGTAATTGTCTTGTGCAAATCAACTCACAAAGAAAGAATGGAAGAAAACATTGATGTATTTGACTTCGCATTGGATGAGGAAGACATGCTGGAAATAATGAAATTGGATAAATCAGAAAGCATGTTCTTTGACCATGCCGACCCGGAAATGGTCGAATGGTTTGATGAAATGATTGAAGTTAGGAAAAATCAGTAAAGAGCTGATTTGAAACAGAAGGAATGGTGATTCATCATTTCTTTTTTAATATTAAATTTAATATACTATTTTTTACATATAGTCATATGATTATTATGGCGTATGAAATTAAAAACAAAAAGAACATATCAACAATTGGAGTGCATGCTGGCCAAGAAGAAGTTGATGAAACCGGCTCAAGAGTTACTCCAATCTATCAGACAACATCTTATGTATTTGACACTCCTGAACAGGCTGCAAATAGATTTGCACTTAAGGAAGGAGGAAACATTTATACAAGATTGACAAACCCTACAACTGAAGCCTTTGAAAAAAGAATGGCTGCAATTGAAGGTGGAACTGCAGCTTATGCTACTGCTTCCGGAATGTCTGCTATTTTTTATACAATCATCAACCTGACACAGGTTGGAGACAATATCGTTTCAGCAGATAACCTATATGGCGGAACTTATGAACTGTTTGAAAACACATTGGAGGAATTGGGTCGTAGTGTAACATTTGTCGATTCACAGTCTCCAGAGGAGTTTGAAGCAGCAATTGATGAGAAAACTCGTGCTATTTATGTGGAGTCAATTGGTAATCCGAAATTGGATATTCCTGATTTTGACAGAATCTCTGAAATCGCCCATTCACATGGAATTCCTTTAATTGCAGACAATACTGTTGGTATTGGTTCTGTAAGGCCATTTGACCATGGGGCAGATATAATTTCTTCATCTGCAACAAAATATATTGGTGGTCATGGTACTACTCTCGGCGGAATCATCATTGAAAAGGGTGATTTTGACTGGATGAACGGCAAATTTCCAACATTATCTGAACCTGATGCTACATATAACGGTCTTGTTTTTGCCGAAACTTTTGGTGAAGCTGCATTTACTACAAGAATTCGTGCAGTTATTGGAAGAGATACCGGTGCAGTGCCTTCTCCATTCGGATCATTTTTACTTTTACAAGGTTTGGAAACTCTTGGTTTGAGAATTGAAAGACATGCTTCAAATGCAATGGCAGTTGCTGAGTTTTTAGAGGCACATCCTAAAGTAGCTTGGGTAACATATTCCGGCCTTGAATCCTCACCAAACCATGAAGTGGCTAAAAAATATGCTGAAAAAGGTTATGGTGGAATTGTTTCATTTGGACTTAAGGCAGGTTATGATGGAGCTTTAAAATTCATTGAAAATGTTGAATTATTATCATTTTTAGCTAATATCGGTGATGCAAAATCTCTTGTTGTGCATCCTGCATCTACTACTCATTCTCAATTAACTGAAGAACAACAGTTATCCACTGGTGTAACACCAGATTTAATCAGATTCTCTGTAGGAATTGAGGATATTGAAGATATTTTAGCTGATGTAAGTCAGGCTTTAGATAAAATTTAATTATTTTATCTAATTTTTTAATTAAAAAGTTTTTTAACTTTTAAAATTAAATATAATATTATTGGTGATATGATGGATTTTGATGAAAGACGTATCGACTTAGTTAAGACTTCTATTAAAAATGTGAACTCCGGTCAGAAAATTATTTCTAAAGTATTGGATAATAAAATTCATGTGCACTGGCCAAAAGAGGATGAGTATTTGGGAAATGAATCTATTTATGATCATTTAACCTGTGATGATGCTAACTGGTCTTATGTAGAAGGTGAAGAGGTTCTTGTTGAACGCGAAATAGCTGGAGATGGACAGATATCTAGTAAAAATGCCGATGATGTTGAAACTGAAGAGGTTAAAGTCTTAAAAATTAAGGTTAACACAGGTCTTGATGAAAATCCATTAATTGATTTAGCATTAAATCATCCCGAATCACACGTTAGAATTGCAGCTATTAAAAAACTCGGTAATGTTCAGGTTTTATCAAGTATCATTGTAAATGATGAGGATAAACAAGTGAAAAAAGCCAGTTTGAATAGATTAGAAGAATTATATATTTAATATAATATTATTTTCTTTCGTGAAGTTTATCCAATATTTCTAATTGGTATGCTTTGATTTTAGAATCATCAGTGACGGTTAATAATTCATCAAAACATGTTAATGAGTCTTCTAGTTTGTTCATCATTCTTAAAATGAGAGCTTTATTAAAAAGTGAATAATAATATGTATTTTCAATCTCTAAACACCGGTCAAAACATTGAATCGCTTTTTCATATTCATCAAAGATAACTAATATGCAGCCTTTCTGATTAATGGCATCAATTTCTTCTTTATCATTTTCCAGGATTTGATTAATTATTTTTAATGATTGCTCTGGATTTTCTTCAATTAGCAATAGTCTTAAGCTTTTTAATTTTAATGGTTTACTTTTGAATTCCTTAATTTTGGAATTTTAATTTTTAACTCATGATGTAAAATTACTTTAGGGGTCTGAATTTTTTAGTTTTCTGAAAGTTGTTGTATGGCTGTTTTTGAGTTGAATCCTTGTGCTATGATTAGTGCTCCTAAAACTACATTTAAATATACAGTTTTTTCTACTGATTTTGGTGTATATTTGTGTATTTCTCTTAAATTTAGTCCTTGTTTGAGTAATTTGAAGAAATCTTCTATTTTTCCTCGAATTGGTTTGAATTTTTGCCAATTATATAGTCTTTTGAATAATTCGTGTTTAAGTTGTTGTAGAATTGTTTTTCT
This Methanobrevibacter sp. DNA region includes the following protein-coding sequences:
- a CDS encoding O-acetylhomoserine aminocarboxypropyltransferase/cysteine synthase family protein; the protein is MAYEIKNKKNISTIGVHAGQEEVDETGSRVTPIYQTTSYVFDTPEQAANRFALKEGGNIYTRLTNPTTEAFEKRMAAIEGGTAAYATASGMSAIFYTIINLTQVGDNIVSADNLYGGTYELFENTLEELGRSVTFVDSQSPEEFEAAIDEKTRAIYVESIGNPKLDIPDFDRISEIAHSHGIPLIADNTVGIGSVRPFDHGADIISSSATKYIGGHGTTLGGIIIEKGDFDWMNGKFPTLSEPDATYNGLVFAETFGEAAFTTRIRAVIGRDTGAVPSPFGSFLLLQGLETLGLRIERHASNAMAVAEFLEAHPKVAWVTYSGLESSPNHEVAKKYAEKGYGGIVSFGLKAGYDGALKFIENVELLSFLANIGDAKSLVVHPASTTHSQLTEEQQLSTGVTPDLIRFSVGIEDIEDILADVSQALDKI
- a CDS encoding tetratricopeptide repeat protein gives rise to the protein MLIEENPEQSLKIINQILENDKEEIDAINQKGCILVIFDEYEKAIQCFDRCLEIENTYYYSLFNKALILRMMNKLEDSLTCFDELLTVTDDSKIKAYQLEILDKLHERK